Proteins from one Streptomyces sp. NBC_00390 genomic window:
- the lepB gene encoding signal peptidase I yields the protein MAVDARSGHDEPDERPGRHPGATSAVTDDSEHTTGGDDGSSEGSGTGQKKQRSFWKELPLLIGIALLLALLIKTFLVQAFSIPSASMQNTLQRGDRVLVDKLTPWFGSEPQRGEVVVFHDPGGWLEGEPTPTPNVLQKFLSFIGLMPSSEEKDLIKRTIAVAGDTVECKKGGPVKVNGKALDEPYIYPGNTPCDDQSFGPFKVPEDRIWVMGDHRQNSQDSRYHMEDKNGGFVPVDKVVGRAVVVAWPLSRWSTLPVPETFDQPGINKAAAAATTAAPAAMGLVGALPIVLWRRRLTSGRTAG from the coding sequence GTGGCGGTCGACGCGCGTTCCGGACACGATGAACCCGATGAGAGGCCTGGGCGACACCCGGGGGCGACGTCGGCAGTGACGGACGACTCGGAGCACACCACCGGGGGCGACGACGGATCCTCGGAGGGCAGCGGTACGGGACAGAAGAAGCAGCGATCCTTCTGGAAGGAACTGCCGCTCCTGATCGGTATCGCGCTGCTGCTGGCGCTCCTGATCAAGACCTTCCTGGTGCAGGCCTTCTCGATTCCCTCGGCCTCGATGCAGAACACCCTCCAGCGGGGCGACCGTGTGCTGGTGGACAAGCTCACCCCGTGGTTCGGCTCCGAACCGCAGCGGGGCGAGGTAGTGGTCTTCCACGACCCGGGCGGCTGGCTCGAGGGTGAACCCACCCCGACCCCGAACGTCCTGCAGAAGTTCCTGAGCTTCATCGGCCTCATGCCCTCCTCCGAGGAGAAGGACCTGATCAAGCGGACCATCGCGGTCGCCGGTGACACCGTGGAGTGCAAGAAGGGCGGCCCGGTCAAGGTCAACGGCAAGGCACTCGACGAGCCGTACATCTACCCCGGCAACACGCCCTGCGACGACCAGTCGTTCGGGCCGTTCAAGGTGCCCGAGGACCGGATCTGGGTCATGGGCGACCACCGGCAGAACTCGCAGGACTCCCGGTACCACATGGAGGACAAGAACGGCGGCTTCGTCCCGGTCGACAAGGTCGTCGGACGTGCTGTCGTGGTTGCCTGGCCGCTGAGCCGCTGGTCCACCCTGCCGGTGCCCGAGACCTTCGATCAGCCCGGCATCAACAAGGCCGCTGCTGCCGCCACGACGGCCGCGCCCGCGGCGATGGGCCTCGTCGGCGCGCTGCCGATCGTGCTGTGGCGGAGGAGGCTGACCAGCGGGCGTACCGCCGGGTAG